In the Anolis sagrei isolate rAnoSag1 chromosome 1, rAnoSag1.mat, whole genome shotgun sequence genome, GTTGCAAGAAATTGTCAAACAATAGTTTTCTGGTAAAATCCTCTCTCTCACACTTTCTGTATTTAATGAGCATAAAAACAAATTCCATCCCATAGAATAAAGCAACAACTTTAAAGTTTGCCTTTTCATTTTTTTAGACTGGATTGTCCAAGAAAGAACACATGTAGAGAATAGggcttgaaatttatttattttttaactatGAGTCCCAGAATCCCACTGGTCAGGTTGACTGGAAGCATGCTGGGACATATAGTACAAGAAAGTAGTATTTCTAAACTTGAGGCAAAACTTCATACAGGAAAACAAAGTACTTCGGTGGCATCAGTTTATACCAGATATGTATATTTCCCATAGCAGACCCAAAAAAAAATCCCCGTTCCCATTGGAGCACTGAACTATGCATTAACACTCAACAATAACAGTGCAGCCCGAATGTAAAACGGCTTATATTAGAAGAAAAACCCATCCCACTACCACTCTGGGAAGAAGAGCATTTACAGATTAAGTAATATTGGACTAATTAACATTTAACCTTCACTTCATAAATCTTCTGTGTGGCACATACGAGGTCCTTGAGAACcaaaacgttttttaaaaaatgactaaaTGATCCCGACTTGCAGAATCCACCCAAATATTACAGTGACGACATCGTCTTGGCTcttagaaaacattttaatgcaaTTCAAAATCATGATGTTAAAACATGTTCCTATTATGAGACATTAGCCATGTTTAAAAGCCATGGAAATCgtgtaaaaaaatagtttttaagtTATTTGTTTTTAGAAAACCTGTCAACTGCAAAGAGAGttgattatacatatatatatatatacatatacatatacacataaggCCGAATTCACCCGAAGTTAAGCATACTTCAATTCCATTTGTTTTTAATGGGTGATAATTAAACATTTCCTAGCTCTCTCATTGAAATCACATTGGGTGTGCACAAATATATATTAAGAATAAGGCTTACTGAGTTTACTGAGCCTTAGGGTgtacctacattgtagaattaatgcagtttgatgccactttatctgccttggctcattgctatggaattatggacaATGTTATTCTATAAGGTCCtcaatagtgctggtgcctcaccaaactacaaatcccacggtTCCATAGGACTGAGACCTAGCAGTAAAAATTGCATCGACCTGCCTTAACCCTATAGTGAGGATGCATCCTTATTTTCTATGAAGTGTGTGCATAAGATTACAGCTGCAATTGTTGTGCCTCGGGATGGAGGATacccatatatttttaagttgtgTCTATATTAATGACCAGGCTGAAAGGAGCAGCAGGTTCTATGATTTGTTTTTATCCATTACACTGAGCACTTCATCCAAAAGTGAAGGTCCAAGGTCAAGCTGCAAAGAAAGAAGCGGCTCTGCCAGATCCGAAAGGGCATCATCTGGCTTAGGCTGGGACCACTGAGTCTTGGTGAAATCACAGGAGAGATGACTGTGGTCAAAAAATTCCTCTGTTCCCCATTCAGTGTATTGTCCTGAAAGGCTGGATGAATGACTGTCTCTTCCGTTAGAATAATGAGATGACGGGGCCTTCCGCTCCCATGTGATGTCATCTTTGTACATTTTCCCATTCTCCAAGTGTTTGCTTTTCTCCTGTAACTTTTCTTCCATTACGGGCTCGCAGCTATGCCTGGGGTTTCTCAATGGCCCCAAGGAGTcctgctttgaattaaatgtcaCCGGTGACAACAAGGGCAGAGTAAGGGCTTGAGAACCACCAATAGCAGGAAGGGATATGGCATTTTT is a window encoding:
- the CDC42EP3 gene encoding cdc42 effector protein 3, which encodes MPAKTPIYLKADNNKKGKKFKLRDILSPDMISPPLGDFRHTIHIGKEGQHDVFGDISFLQGNYELLPGNEGETASQRDGHSEFLRANSTSDSVFTETPSPVLKNAISLPAIGGSQALTLPLLSPVTFNSKQDSLGPLRNPRHSCEPVMEEKLQEKSKHLENGKMYKDDITWERKAPSSHYSNGRDSHSSSLSGQYTEWGTEEFFDHSHLSCDFTKTQWSQPKPDDALSDLAEPLLSLQLDLGPSLLDEVLSVMDKNKS